gagaagaaggaagagtctTCCTCCAAATTtgaacaagatagtgatagtgacgAGGAGTTATTATCCAATGAGATGGAAAACTTTGATCGAAAGGTGATCAGTTGCTCTAGAAAGTTCAACAATAAGGATGTTAAGAAAATGTTCGTCGACAACAAAAGAAAGGGTAAGTCTTCAGTATgatcaaaatcaaaatctaataCAATTTGTTATGAGTGCAATAGGAAAGGGCACTACAAAGCCGATTGTCCAGAGCTAAAGAAATAagatgataagtcaaagaaaaataaagttttgaAGGCTATGTGGGGTGACTCATCTTTCATCCcatcagaagaagaaaatcaGAGAAAAACTTCCAGACACTTAACACTCATGGCATTGGACAATGTTGAGAGTTGTGAGGATGAAGAAGAAACTAATGGAGAAAATATGGAGTCCTCAAAAGAATCATCATCTAATGATGACAAGGTAACCTCTCCAAATTTAGATAAGTTATATTCTACCATTGTATTCTTAACAAATGCATTATCTAAATTAAAAGGTAGAGTTAAAGAACTACAAAATGAATTGAAGTCACTTAAAGTTGATTTTGTGTCATGTGAAATTTGCATGCATCATGAAAATATCACTAATCAATTTGATAGGCTCAAGAATGAAAATGCATCCTTAAAATTGCAAGTAGATAATCTTAGAAATTCATTGGAAAGGTGTACTTAAAGTTCTAAATATTTAGATATGATTTTAGGAGCTCAAAGGGTTGTTTATAACAAAGCAAATTATGGTACAAACCAAAACATAAAGAAGTAAAATTTATATCCTTAATCAATAGAAAtcattcttctaaaattaaaactGTGCAATCCGAGTACCCAAGCAATATGTTTCTTGATGCTACCAAACCCAAAATTTAGGTACCAAAATATTTAGTTCATTGTATTTGAATAGGCATGCATCGAGGGGGAGCATCCATCAATATGTTttattgatagtggatgctctagacacatGATAGGGGACTCATCAAAATTCTCATcacttaaatataaaaataacggtaccatttttttttttttggtaatagtggtttgtacaatttgtgaataatTTGAACTATCCAAATTTATCTCTTTTGTATGGTAATAGTGGTTTGATGTTTGTCCTCTCCCATACACTATTTAACTGTCCAAAGTTattagtcatccgtgatttatctcttttatatTAACTTAGAAATAGACTTACAGGGATATTCAAGGTAAGCGAATCATCTTTTTACCACATACTTAAAAGtgtaaaagaattaattaaattgaacaATTTATAGAATCCATcgaatttttaaaattcagttcaatttatttaaaattttaattttaaaaaaatcaattaatttgatttgatttattcaaaatttgattttttttaaaacatagcTAATAGCTTagtgtttaatttttattattcctCCAACCGaataaactaaataaattaatttttttagacaaattaaattttttaaatggaaaccaaattttattaaataaaattgaatttttatatcctaattaaatttttttgattaattagatctttaatcaaattaattagtaTTTTATTGGCTGAGCttttcaattatttttaaaaaatcaatcaattcaaaaattttaaataatgttCTCACTTCTCTGACATGCGTCAACTGTGAcactttttttaaattttaaaaattgagtttaaaattgaataaattgctgaatatttttttaatagataaTTAATATAATAACCTTGTACTGCTACTTCATCCCTTGTAAATACTCCCTAATTTATTTTAAGGGTAATTTTGCCTGCGGCCCTTATTGGCAAATAAATCTTTATATGTAGTCTCCATTCATGAAAATCTTTGTTTTTACTCCCCAATCAAACATCtttacctaattgcccatgatattttttgatacaaaagtctaaaaatcagtataaatcctcttaaattgagtatattaacttagaatctagtatattttctatcaaattgagtacgattcttttttcacctcaaaatatactcgattttagtttaatgtgctgaatttaataggaattatactcatttttagactatttgtaccgaaaaatatgagggttaattttgatagaaaatatattcgatcctagtatagagtactagattatagtataaagtgttgaatttaacatgaattatacttatttttaaaatttttatacctaaaaaataagagggacaattttgatagaaaatatacttgatttttaatataaagtattgactttaagaagaattatattcatttttggactttttgtactcaattttagaattgttgtacctaaaaaatttgaggagtaatttaggtatcaatatttgcatgagggagttgaaacaaataatactttacatgcagggagtggaaacaaaattttttgGACATGAAGATCAATAAATGATTTCAACTAAAAATTTTTTGGACATAAAATtagatcaataatttttttatcaaaatttttggtaACTAAAATTAATCCActattaccaaaaaaaaaaaattaataattttaacggTCCCATACATAATAATTTTTTGgagttataaaattttttttatggaaTTGAATTAATCAcccttaaaattaatcaattagatCAATAAATGATGTCAACTAAAAAAAACtccaaatctattttttttatttcaataaaaaaaagtTAGGGTGCATTTAatttgcaccgttttcattttcattttctggaaaacgcgcgttttctagaaaacaaaaAACgattttttgtcattctctgtttttctaaaaAACGATAgctaattttttagaaaacgtgCGCGAAAAACGTAAATCAAAcatcgtttttcagaaaatgcatattttttagaaaataaaaataaaaaacgcaCGTATAATTCCTTcacgaaaatgaaaaagaaaacccTGTTccatatattatattatttaggAGTAATAAGAACACCGAATTCCCAAGTCGATCGAACGTCCACACAGAAAGAGACGCCTCAACCTCAACGCACACGCAAAGCCGCAAATGAGACCGTCCGCAGAGTTGGCCACAACTCACGAGCAAAAAAATACACAGCTgttgttttgttttcttcttcttcccaccGCTAATTAATTGGGATTTAAAGACGGATTCCACTCATCTCTGCTTCCATGATTGCCACTTTAGATGGCTAATTATTCTTCACAGATAATGGAATGGAACCGAATCGATTTTCAGGGGAAAAAAAAAGAGCAGAAAAGTTAGGCTGTTCACGCGCAGACATGTAAAGAATTAGTGTGCGAAACTGATGATGAAAGAGGAAGAAATGTCTCTCTGATTGGAAGGAacgaagaaaataaaaatgaaaatgaatgaaTTGGATTGGATATCAGTGTTTGAGCTTTTGGATGACGACCTCGGTGTCGAGGCCGAAAGCGTCGACCTTGCGGGAGCGGACGAGGCGGGAGTGGTTGAAGAGGGCGAGGAGGCCGTCGACCCCGCCGAGGAGGTCGTTGGCGGAGTACTTGTCGCCGCGGCGGTGCACGGCGACGTGGAGCACGGCGAAGCCGCCGGGGCGAAGGGTGCGCTCGACCTCGGCGGCGAAGCGGTCGGGGTAGAGCGCGTGGTCGAAGACGTTGGAGAACTCGAAGTCGAAGGAGGCGTCGGGGAAGGGCTGGCGGTGGAAGTCGCCGCGCACGACGAGCGGCGGCGCGGGGGCGAGGTCCATGCCGACGGCGCCGGAGACGCCGAGGCCGCGCAGGGCGGCGACCTCCTGGCCGAGGCGCGCGCCGATGCAGAGCGCCGCGGAGGAGTTGGAGAGCAGGCCCTCGGCGGCGAGGTCGGAGAAAAAGCGGGTGAAGACGCGAACCTTGCGGTCCCAGTCGCGGGTCGCCCACACGCGGCGGAGGCGGGAGTCCAGCGTCTTGTTCAGCTGCAGCTTGACGTAGTCGTCGTAGGAACGGAAGGTGCGCCGGATGCGAACCAGAGGAGGAGGAGGCACCGTTTCAGAAACAGACGAAGTAAAAACAGAGGCGGTGGCCGTGGCCGTGGCCTTGGCCGTGGCGCTGGAGGAGAGAAATAGgcggaggagaaggaaggaggagaggaagaggaggaggagggagaaggGTTTGAGAAGGGGCCT
This region of Zingiber officinale cultivar Zhangliang chromosome 9A, Zo_v1.1, whole genome shotgun sequence genomic DNA includes:
- the LOC122021768 gene encoding uncharacterized protein LOC122021768 is translated as MSNSVSKRPLLKPFSLLLLFLSSFLLLRLFLSSSATAKATATATASVFTSSVSETVPPPPLVRIRRTFRSYDDYVKLQLNKTLDSRLRRVWATRDWDRKVRVFTRFFSDLAAEGLLSNSSAALCIGARLGQEVAALRGLGVSGAVGMDLAPAPPLVVRGDFHRQPFPDASFDFEFSNVFDHALYPDRFAAEVERTLRPGGFAVLHVAVHRRGDKYSANDLLGGVDGLLALFNHSRLVRSRKVDAFGLDTEVVIQKLKH